In Deltaproteobacteria bacterium, the genomic window GGTTGTGGTACCATATCGGTGTATAAATTGTGGCTCATGCTATGTAGCCTGCAAGGCTACCTGGGATGTACCATTTGGCAAGGAAAATTTTAGGACAAAGGTTTTAGAGAAAGAGTGGGGGCAGAGTGGCGATAACTATGATGACTTGCATATGGATTTTATCTCTATCCTCTGTTTTCACTGTGATAATCCTGCCTGTGTAAGTGTTTGTCCAACCTGCGCAAGCTATAAGAGGAAAGAGGATGGCGTTGTAGTTATAGATGATAAAAAATGCATCGGTTGTAGGATGTGCATGCTTGCCTGTCCATATAATGCCAGATGGTATAATGAAGAAAAAGGTGTAGTAGACAAATGCAATTTCTGTCTGGATAGATTGAAAGAGAAGAAAGAACCAATGTGTTCAGCTGTGTGTCCAACAGACTGCAGGGTATTTGGTGACCTGAACGATAGAAATTCTGATGCCTATAAGTTGCTTGCTAAGGCAAAGAGAAC contains:
- a CDS encoding 4Fe-4S dicluster domain-containing protein; the encoded protein is MFERPVKKNNYAMVVVPYRCINCGSCYVACKATWDVPFGKENFRTKVLEKEWGQSGDNYDDLHMDFISILCFHCDNPACVSVCPTCASYKRKEDGVVVIDDKKCIGCRMCMLACPYNARWYNEEKGVVDKCNFCLDRLKEKKEPMCSAVCPTDCRVFGDLNDRNSDAYKLLAKAKRTWTLRPEMGTEPNVYFIEL